The Cellulophaga sp. L1A9 genome window below encodes:
- a CDS encoding vanadium-dependent haloperoxidase — translation MRNFNIGWVLLILSVILVQSCAKDELDVLEISETDTDDFETVAQDSLTARRQNDRNNGLNPSEETVQLITDWNDLWLVLDRYTNGLRPNTTARALAYIHLAGYETTVADMDGYGSTRNQLQGFNLDQNDRAANVDRNLALNTCYALVFDHFMLSVSNNAKAGIATLENEMAEELSENLSQEEIEDSEEWGTLVAEMVIAYSQTDNEAETQQLDPNPDSYVAPVGEGLWAASEGETAWFPYWNRVRTFVISPEQTSSTPPPFLHNENRNSGYYNQMDEVENTATTARLEDNEDLWISEFWSDDVEGLMMSPPGRQFSIANQLIEQEDLDYEETLELLLRLGFAMNDAAVSAWDDKYTYNTERPSRYILEYISDDFQTNLARFISSPNPAFPAYPSGHATFAAAASGVFMDIFGGDAINFIDRTHAGRSEFRSDSRSFNSFSEMAEENGYSRIPLGVHIQADSDEGARLGYEISAAINNFSLSPNF, via the coding sequence ATGAGAAATTTTAATATAGGATGGGTGCTACTAATTTTATCTGTCATATTAGTACAGTCTTGTGCGAAAGATGAATTAGATGTTTTGGAAATTAGCGAGACGGATACAGATGATTTTGAAACCGTAGCTCAAGATTCCTTAACCGCTAGAAGACAGAACGATCGCAACAATGGTTTAAACCCTTCAGAAGAGACCGTGCAGCTTATAACGGATTGGAACGATCTGTGGTTAGTATTAGATCGTTACACTAACGGTTTAAGACCAAACACTACGGCAAGAGCACTTGCTTATATTCATTTAGCTGGTTATGAAACAACAGTTGCTGATATGGATGGTTATGGATCAACCAGAAATCAATTGCAAGGTTTTAATCTAGACCAAAATGATAGGGCTGCTAATGTTGATAGAAATTTAGCACTGAACACCTGTTATGCTTTGGTATTTGATCATTTTATGCTCAGTGTATCCAACAATGCTAAAGCCGGTATTGCTACTTTAGAAAATGAAATGGCAGAAGAATTATCTGAAAATTTGTCTCAAGAAGAAATAGAAGATTCTGAAGAGTGGGGAACATTAGTAGCGGAAATGGTCATTGCCTATAGCCAAACGGATAATGAAGCTGAAACCCAACAATTAGACCCCAATCCGGATTCTTATGTGGCTCCTGTGGGTGAGGGTCTATGGGCGGCATCTGAGGGAGAAACCGCATGGTTTCCTTATTGGAACAGGGTACGAACTTTTGTAATTTCTCCAGAACAGACTTCTAGTACACCACCACCATTCTTGCACAATGAGAATAGAAATAGTGGATATTACAATCAAATGGATGAGGTAGAAAATACTGCAACCACGGCCCGATTAGAAGATAATGAAGATTTATGGATTTCAGAATTCTGGTCAGATGATGTAGAGGGTTTGATGATGAGTCCTCCTGGACGTCAGTTTTCAATAGCCAATCAGCTTATAGAACAAGAAGATTTAGATTATGAAGAAACCTTAGAATTGTTGTTGCGATTAGGTTTTGCTATGAACGACGCAGCGGTTTCGGCGTGGGATGATAAATATACTTACAACACGGAGCGTCCAAGTAGATATATTTTAGAATATATAAGCGACGATTTTCAAACGAATTTAGCACGGTTTATTTCATCTCCAAACCCTGCCTTTCCCGCTTATCCCTCAGGGCATGCAACCTTTGCAGCAGCGGCATCGGGAGTATTTATGGACATTTTTGGTGGTGATGCAATCAATTTTATAGATAGAACCCATGCCGGGCGATCAGAATTTAGAAGCGATTCTAGAAGTTTTAATTCTTTTTCTGAAATGGCAGAAGAAAACGGATATTCAAGAATACCATTAGGTGTACATATACAAGCTGATAGTGATGAAGGTGCCCGTTTAGGATATGAAATTTCAGCAGCAATCAACAACTTCAGTCTTTCCCCAAATTTTTAG
- a CDS encoding cytochrome-c peroxidase yields the protein MKKYVITLCLMTFLIISCAKDEYIEIPEAEEVVLIEDENEVDTTVEEEISDIVEVDDSILNLPDSPFNYANILLPNFFLDNEVGDEDNTPNNNTTTDDGATLGRVLFYDKNLSMNNTISCASCHIQENGFSDPNALSIGFDGELTSRNSMGLANARFYANGRFFWDERAATLEAQTLVPIQDLVEMGLTLTELEAKLSQQTYYATLFTNAFGDETITSNRVALALSQFIRSMVSYESKFDEGLAQTQDIDDNFPNFTTSENRGKQLFMSNQTRCFDCHATNVFVGDDARNNGLDATITDLGVGGITGNNNELGEFKVPSLRNIALTGPYMHDGRFETLEEVVEHYNSGVQDNPNLDNRLTQGNNVRRLNLSEADKQALVDFLNTLTDDTFINDEKYASPFLE from the coding sequence ATGAAAAAGTATGTTATCACCTTATGTCTAATGACATTTTTAATTATTTCCTGCGCTAAAGATGAGTATATAGAAATTCCTGAAGCTGAGGAAGTAGTTTTGATTGAAGATGAAAATGAAGTTGATACCACGGTAGAAGAAGAAATATCAGATATTGTTGAGGTAGACGATTCCATTCTAAATCTACCAGATTCACCTTTTAATTATGCCAACATACTTTTGCCAAATTTTTTCTTGGATAATGAGGTAGGTGATGAGGATAACACTCCTAATAATAACACGACTACCGATGACGGTGCAACATTAGGTAGGGTGCTATTTTACGATAAAAACTTATCTATGAATAATACCATTTCTTGTGCTTCATGCCATATACAAGAAAACGGATTCTCTGACCCGAATGCATTAAGTATAGGATTTGACGGTGAATTAACCTCAAGAAATTCTATGGGGCTGGCAAATGCTAGATTCTATGCAAATGGTAGATTCTTTTGGGACGAAAGAGCGGCAACCTTAGAAGCCCAAACATTAGTGCCGATACAAGACCTTGTAGAAATGGGGTTGACATTAACTGAATTAGAAGCCAAATTATCGCAACAAACCTATTATGCTACTTTATTTACAAATGCTTTTGGCGATGAAACGATTACAAGCAATCGCGTGGCATTGGCACTATCACAATTTATAAGATCAATGGTTTCTTACGAATCTAAATTTGATGAAGGGCTAGCTCAGACCCAAGATATAGATGACAATTTCCCCAATTTTACGACATCTGAAAATAGAGGTAAGCAATTGTTTATGAGTAATCAAACGCGATGTTTTGATTGTCATGCTACTAATGTATTTGTAGGAGATGACGCAAGAAACAATGGATTGGATGCTACCATAACAGATTTAGGTGTCGGTGGTATTACAGGAAACAACAATGAGTTAGGTGAATTTAAAGTGCCATCATTAAGAAATATAGCCTTAACTGGACCGTATATGCATGACGGTAGGTTTGAAACTTTAGAAGAAGTTGTTGAACATTACAATAGCGGTGTACAAGACAATCCTAATTTAGATAATAGATTAACCCAAGGTAATAATGTTCGTCGATTAAACTTGTCTGAGGCGGATAAACAAGCCTTGGTAGATTTTCTAAATACTTTAACCGATGATACGTTTATTAACGACGAGAAATATGCCAGTCCGTTTTTGGAATAA
- a CDS encoding leucine-rich repeat domain-containing protein: protein MAYEKEKKDVLDLSNQNLKEVPKSILKNLKLRELNLSDNQLTELPDFITELKYLEVLHLRGNNFTSVPEFLLQFRYLKTLSLSENQLEIIPESFSALTNLKELGFGANPLVEFPQWIDKLYALRDLAIFSLKLKKVPEVVTRIKYLEVLSLDGNQLESLPANFANLRYLKELWAADNCFEYLPENFGKLHQLEKINFGNGQLKYLPESFGELRRLEWLSVDGNNLQELPSTIGLLHSLTFLDLSYNKISSFPSSFFRLNRESLEIWFNGNLYTEETKVLLKNAFPGIDEDELEEEDPESEEYKHLEDIFESPPNNSMASELGTAGSETNSGCSTLALFIGGIIFLGGIVFYTVVLRKKDPIIEAHNKAVEAYNEVVTSYELQRDHILKNNKTILVYTNDLNLLEAHISPNIEVYTNPYAPSYTNIQSKTEALIELLNDKSLGY from the coding sequence ATGGCCTACGAAAAGGAAAAGAAAGATGTTCTAGATTTATCCAATCAAAACCTCAAAGAAGTACCGAAAAGTATTCTGAAGAATCTTAAATTAAGAGAACTTAATCTAAGTGATAATCAACTCACAGAGTTGCCAGATTTTATTACGGAACTGAAATATTTAGAAGTTTTACATCTTCGCGGCAACAATTTTACTAGTGTTCCTGAATTCTTGCTTCAATTTAGGTATTTAAAAACACTCTCGCTCTCAGAAAATCAGTTAGAAATTATTCCTGAATCTTTCAGTGCATTAACAAACTTAAAAGAATTGGGTTTTGGTGCTAACCCTTTAGTTGAATTCCCGCAGTGGATTGATAAACTCTATGCGTTAAGAGATTTAGCAATCTTTAGTCTTAAATTAAAGAAGGTACCAGAAGTAGTTACGCGTATCAAATACTTAGAAGTACTGTCTTTAGATGGTAATCAGTTAGAAAGCCTACCGGCAAATTTTGCTAATTTGAGGTATTTAAAGGAGCTATGGGCAGCGGACAATTGCTTCGAGTATTTACCTGAAAATTTTGGTAAACTCCATCAATTAGAGAAAATCAATTTTGGAAATGGTCAATTAAAATACCTGCCGGAATCTTTTGGTGAGCTAAGAAGATTGGAGTGGTTAAGTGTTGATGGCAATAACCTGCAAGAACTACCAAGTACAATTGGTTTGCTGCATAGCTTAACTTTTCTAGACCTTAGTTATAATAAGATAAGCAGCTTCCCAAGTTCGTTTTTTAGATTAAATAGGGAAAGTTTGGAAATTTGGTTCAATGGCAATTTATACACGGAAGAAACTAAAGTACTCCTCAAGAACGCTTTTCCGGGTATTGATGAGGATGAATTGGAAGAAGAAGATCCTGAATCAGAAGAATATAAGCACCTAGAAGATATATTTGAATCTCCACCGAATAATTCAATGGCTTCAGAATTAGGTACTGCTGGTTCTGAGACGAATAGCGGCTGTAGTACGTTAGCACTGTTTATTGGAGGAATAATTTTTTTAGGTGGAATAGTGTTTTATACCGTAGTGCTACGTAAAAAAGATCCTATCATAGAAGCTCATAATAAAGCTGTAGAAGCCTATAATGAGGTGGTGACTAGCTATGAGTTGCAACGAGATCATATCCTTAAAAATAACAAGACAATTTTGGTGTATACCAATGATCTAAACTTATTAGAAGCACATATTAGTCCTAATATAGAGGTGTATACAAACCCGTATGCTCCTTCATACACTAACATACAATCTAAAACAGAGGCACTTATAGAACTATTGAACGACAAGAGTTTAGGGTACTAG
- a CDS encoding Na+/H+ antiporter NhaC family protein, protein MAHKKERIPKFSALIPLFVFVFTFLGVGIYQNDFYALPAPIAVIVGIIVAFLLFKQTMQSKINTLLKGCGDDKILTMCLIYLLAGAFAAITNETGSVAAIVNLGLDYIAIQYIYVGIFIIASFLSVSTGTSVGAIVALAPIVVGFADKSGADLAILCGALLGGSMFGDNLSVISDTTIAATQSLGCKMSDKFKQNIKIAVPAALFTIAILVFQGLGLKSDETETVAYSYSIVKIVPYLLVIILSIVGVNVFVTLLLGTIFAGLLGVLYGDFTLIASTKIAYVGFTNMTEIFLLSLLTGGLAALVEKNGGIDFILVNIKKRIKNKKSAQLGIASLVSTINMAIANNTVSIIIAGPIAKTINDEYALDNKKTASILDIFACIVQGLLPYGAQVLMILSFSKGRIDYLDLVANTWYLLLLFIYTIAFISFRPLQKR, encoded by the coding sequence ATGGCACATAAAAAAGAACGTATTCCAAAATTTTCAGCACTAATCCCCCTATTCGTATTCGTTTTTACGTTTTTAGGTGTTGGAATCTATCAAAATGATTTCTATGCCTTACCTGCTCCTATAGCCGTTATTGTAGGTATTATCGTTGCATTTTTACTATTTAAACAAACGATGCAATCAAAAATAAATACTTTATTAAAAGGCTGCGGTGATGATAAAATATTAACCATGTGCCTTATCTATTTATTGGCGGGTGCATTCGCAGCGATAACTAATGAAACAGGAAGTGTGGCTGCCATCGTAAATCTTGGTTTGGATTATATTGCGATTCAATATATTTATGTAGGCATCTTTATTATTGCCAGCTTCCTATCGGTTTCTACGGGAACTTCTGTAGGTGCTATTGTGGCATTAGCGCCCATTGTGGTAGGTTTTGCTGATAAAAGTGGTGCAGATTTAGCTATTTTATGCGGCGCATTATTAGGAGGTAGTATGTTTGGTGACAACTTATCAGTTATATCAGATACTACCATAGCCGCAACACAATCACTAGGCTGCAAAATGAGTGATAAGTTTAAACAGAATATTAAAATTGCCGTCCCTGCAGCGCTATTTACAATTGCTATTTTAGTTTTTCAGGGATTGGGGTTAAAATCTGACGAAACAGAAACCGTTGCCTATAGTTATTCTATTGTGAAAATTGTTCCCTACTTGCTCGTAATTATTCTTTCTATTGTTGGTGTGAATGTATTTGTAACCTTACTACTAGGTACTATTTTCGCGGGACTTTTAGGAGTTCTTTATGGCGATTTTACATTGATCGCTTCTACAAAAATTGCGTACGTTGGTTTTACAAATATGACCGAAATCTTCTTATTGTCTTTGCTCACCGGAGGATTAGCGGCATTGGTTGAAAAAAATGGCGGTATCGATTTTATATTAGTCAACATTAAAAAAAGAATTAAAAACAAAAAATCAGCCCAATTAGGAATCGCAAGCTTAGTGAGTACTATAAATATGGCTATTGCCAATAATACCGTATCTATTATTATTGCTGGGCCTATTGCAAAAACTATAAATGACGAGTATGCTTTAGATAACAAAAAAACAGCTTCTATTTTAGATATATTTGCTTGCATTGTGCAAGGCTTGTTGCCGTATGGTGCGCAAGTATTGATGATCCTTAGTTTTTCAAAAGGAAGAATAGATTATTTAGATTTGGTAGCTAATACCTGGTACTTATTATTGCTATTTATCTATACCATAGCTTTTATAAGCTTTAGACCTTTACAGAAAAGATAG
- a CDS encoding NADPH-dependent 2,4-dienoyl-CoA reductase, translating into MTKYPHLFEPLDLGFTSLKNRILMGSMHTGLEEEKNGVEKIAAYYAARAKGGVGLIISGGIAPNIQGWTAPFSARMSTKKHAKHHKIITDAVHNEGGKICMQILHSGRYGYHPFAVAPSALKSPITPFKPFKLKSSGIKRTIRDFVNSAKLAKLAGYDGVEIMGSEGYLINEFIAERTNKRTDDYGGSYENRMRLPITLVQQTREAVGREFIIIYRLSMLDLVEKGSTWQEVVTLGKAIEKAGATIINTGIGWHESRIPTIATSVPRAAFTWVTQKMKEELSIPLVTSNRINMPETAEKVLAEGHADMISMARPFLADPEWVLKAENNKSDEINTCIGCNQACLDHVFAQKVASCLVNPRACHETELNYLPTLKKKKLAVVGAGPAGLAAATIAAQRGHDVTLFDADKEIGGQFNMAKQIPGKEEFYETIRYFSKQIALHKVTLKLNTRVNPEDLDQGNFDEVILATGIKPRALKIEGIDHPKVLNYIDVLKLKKPVGKRVAVIGAGGIGFDVSEYLAHEGESTSLNIDAWLKEWGIDKTMKARSGIEGVPAEVHPSAREIFMFKRSPGKFGAKLGKTTGWIHRSTLKKKKVAFINEVQYTKIDDEGLHYMQHKEQKVLAVDSVVICAGQLPFANLLAPLEAKGIKVHVIGGADVAAELDAKRAINQASRLAAKI; encoded by the coding sequence ATGACCAAGTATCCACATCTTTTCGAACCTTTAGATTTAGGCTTTACGAGCTTAAAAAACCGAATTTTAATGGGATCCATGCATACTGGCTTAGAGGAAGAGAAAAATGGAGTGGAAAAAATAGCAGCCTATTATGCAGCGCGTGCAAAAGGAGGTGTTGGATTAATTATTTCTGGCGGAATTGCGCCTAACATACAAGGTTGGACCGCACCTTTCTCTGCAAGAATGAGTACGAAAAAACACGCTAAACACCATAAAATAATTACAGATGCTGTGCACAATGAAGGTGGTAAAATATGCATGCAAATATTACACTCTGGACGTTATGGCTACCATCCGTTTGCTGTGGCACCGTCAGCACTAAAATCGCCCATTACGCCTTTCAAACCTTTTAAATTAAAATCTTCTGGAATTAAACGTACGATTCGTGATTTTGTGAATTCTGCAAAACTGGCCAAATTAGCAGGCTACGATGGGGTAGAAATTATGGGTTCCGAAGGCTATTTAATTAATGAATTTATTGCAGAAAGAACAAATAAACGTACCGATGATTATGGGGGAAGCTATGAGAATAGAATGCGTTTACCGATAACATTAGTACAACAAACACGGGAAGCTGTAGGACGCGAGTTTATCATTATCTACCGTTTATCGATGTTAGATTTAGTAGAAAAAGGGAGCACTTGGCAAGAAGTTGTAACCTTAGGTAAAGCAATTGAAAAAGCAGGAGCAACAATCATAAATACAGGAATTGGTTGGCATGAATCGCGCATACCAACAATTGCAACATCAGTACCAAGAGCGGCATTTACTTGGGTTACCCAAAAAATGAAAGAAGAGCTTTCTATTCCGTTAGTAACCTCTAATAGAATAAATATGCCTGAAACTGCTGAAAAAGTATTGGCAGAAGGCCATGCGGATATGATTTCGATGGCGCGCCCATTTCTAGCTGATCCAGAATGGGTACTTAAAGCAGAAAATAATAAATCTGATGAAATAAATACCTGTATTGGCTGCAATCAAGCCTGTTTAGACCATGTTTTTGCGCAAAAAGTTGCGAGTTGCTTGGTAAATCCTAGAGCCTGTCATGAAACAGAACTAAACTATCTTCCGACCTTGAAAAAGAAAAAGCTTGCTGTGGTAGGTGCTGGTCCTGCAGGTTTGGCTGCGGCAACTATTGCAGCACAGCGAGGGCATGATGTTACCCTTTTTGATGCCGACAAAGAAATAGGGGGCCAATTTAATATGGCGAAACAAATACCAGGAAAAGAAGAATTTTATGAAACCATCCGTTATTTCAGCAAGCAGATAGCATTACATAAAGTCACCCTAAAACTAAACACACGCGTAAACCCTGAAGATTTAGATCAGGGCAATTTTGATGAGGTTATTTTGGCTACAGGAATCAAACCACGAGCCCTAAAAATAGAAGGTATAGACCACCCTAAAGTCTTAAACTATATTGATGTTTTGAAGTTAAAAAAACCAGTTGGCAAACGTGTCGCTGTTATAGGCGCAGGAGGAATTGGTTTTGATGTGTCCGAATATTTAGCCCATGAAGGAGAAAGTACTTCACTAAATATTGATGCATGGTTAAAAGAATGGGGAATTGATAAAACAATGAAGGCTCGAAGTGGAATTGAAGGTGTACCTGCAGAAGTTCACCCTTCAGCAAGAGAAATCTTTATGTTCAAGCGAAGTCCAGGTAAGTTTGGTGCCAAATTAGGCAAAACTACAGGCTGGATTCATCGTTCTACATTAAAAAAGAAAAAGGTTGCGTTTATCAATGAGGTGCAATACACTAAAATTGACGATGAAGGCTTACATTATATGCAACACAAAGAACAAAAAGTATTGGCAGTAGATTCCGTAGTCATTTGTGCTGGTCAACTACCATTTGCCAACTTGTTGGCACCATTAGAAGCAAAGGGAATAAAAGTACATGTTATTGGAGGTGCTGATGTTGCTGCAGAATTAGATGCAAAACGAGCAATAAATCAAGCCAGTAGATTAGCCGCTAAAATTTAG
- a CDS encoding ATP-binding protein encodes MKKQQPDTTNKLSAMHESDQESDLKKLEKDKIIERQLRFQDLLISISTQYINSDLSDIDKLIRESLKQIGEFVSSDRSYIFSYDFINNTATNTYEWCAEGIDPEIDNLKDIPIEYITQWVEAHKKGAAFYIEDVSLLPDDGEHGLRAILEPQGIKSLIAIPKIKNNELIGFIGFDAVHKINKYADNEQEILFVFANMLVNVIQRKENEEHIKAQERKKEELLQNLSIQNQALNEYAHVVSHDLKAPLINIHTLVGWFMDDHKEALGEDFLTPLNQVLFNVEKMDFLIKGILDYSTIDRMESQDAQINFNLIIDEVLQTILIPSTVKITVQENLPSFYGNAWKFKQVFQNLIQNGINYNDKEHGVVSVGCLEKDDCFEFFVKDNGVGIKSDYFERIFKVFTKLESTGSSSGIGLSIVKKIITFYKGSIWLESEEGIGTTFYFTLPKTE; translated from the coding sequence ATGAAAAAACAACAGCCAGATACTACCAACAAGCTTTCCGCAATGCATGAAAGTGATCAAGAAAGTGATTTAAAAAAATTAGAAAAGGATAAAATCATTGAACGTCAACTGCGTTTTCAGGACTTATTAATTAGTATTTCTACACAATATATTAACTCAGATTTATCAGATATTGATAAACTAATCAGAGAATCCTTAAAGCAGATTGGTGAATTTGTAAGCTCAGATAGAAGTTATATTTTTTCTTATGATTTTATAAATAATACTGCAACAAATACGTACGAATGGTGTGCAGAAGGTATTGATCCAGAGATAGATAACTTAAAAGATATCCCTATTGAGTATATCACCCAATGGGTAGAGGCACACAAAAAAGGAGCGGCTTTTTATATTGAAGATGTGAGTCTATTACCTGATGATGGTGAGCATGGATTACGGGCTATTTTAGAACCTCAAGGCATTAAAAGTTTGATTGCCATCCCAAAAATAAAAAACAATGAATTAATTGGGTTTATTGGTTTTGACGCTGTGCATAAAATTAATAAGTATGCAGATAATGAACAGGAAATTCTTTTTGTTTTTGCAAACATGCTTGTTAATGTAATTCAGAGAAAAGAAAATGAGGAACATATAAAAGCACAGGAAAGGAAAAAAGAAGAGTTATTACAAAACCTATCCATCCAAAATCAGGCATTAAATGAATATGCTCATGTGGTGTCTCATGATTTAAAAGCACCGCTTATAAATATTCACACCTTAGTCGGCTGGTTTATGGACGATCATAAGGAAGCATTGGGAGAAGATTTCTTGACCCCTTTAAACCAAGTATTGTTTAATGTAGAGAAAATGGATTTTTTAATCAAAGGAATTTTAGACTATTCGACTATCGATAGAATGGAATCTCAAGATGCACAAATTAATTTTAATTTGATTATTGACGAGGTTTTGCAAACGATCTTAATTCCTTCTACTGTAAAAATTACCGTTCAAGAAAACTTACCTAGTTTTTATGGAAATGCCTGGAAATTTAAGCAAGTATTTCAAAACTTAATTCAAAATGGCATAAACTATAATGATAAAGAACACGGAGTAGTTTCCGTTGGATGTCTTGAAAAGGATGACTGTTTTGAGTTTTTTGTTAAAGACAACGGGGTCGGAATTAAATCAGATTATTTTGAACGAATATTTAAAGTCTTTACCAAATTGGAAAGTACGGGTTCTTCTTCAGGGATAGGGTTGTCAATCGTAAAAAAAATCATCACTTTTTATAAAGGATCTATTTGGTTGGAAAGCGAAGAGGGGATAGGTACTACATTTTACTTTACCCTTCCGAAAACAGAATAG
- a CDS encoding tetratricopeptide repeat protein: protein MEKIFSINRHFFFSIIFVLISGCNLLAQSEKSTLTKIKELRSNHDFEPQNHDYIDLLLELAKAQIRTHPDSTAILLKEGYTLSLKAKYRAGESRALSTYGYFYFEKGEIEKAYEYNMKALKVANTYNLTREKLKALNNMGLDFWLQGKVALALTKFLEALAVAKENNDIDMMVSINVNIANIYSENEDFETALTFLKIAQKLNIENHNNEIVAYTQINMASAYSEIGDYAEANRLVDKSIAYFEKENLIDWMSHGYEQKGSIALRQKNYEEAITWLSKSEEMCDKIGFSYGYTVVYNALAECNLGLKNLDVAEEYALKGLKISTELEIALSIKDSNLILSKIYHAKGQNDLAYTYQATYLELYEKESTEKFKKGLGILRSKTEFENQKKVLIEKQQKAIAKQKNYVYIAIAALLIVSIFLVLIYRTNKLQKKYNKKLQEKQETLLTREVQLSESNKTKNKLFSIIAHDLKGPISSFYMLMKMSSNESISKEDYNTLFPKALRDIQGISEMLNNLLIWARTQMEGIVLKPTNIDISTIFKSTISVLSPLAQEKEISISNTVPENTISYSDKNHLNIIIRNLISNAIKFTNPKGEIRIHVIEKDNELQVEVVDNGVGMDLETQAMLFEKKHMKSTYGTNNEKGTGLGLSICKDMVANNGGRLWVSSIKNQGTSIFFTIPGKLDNDMTV, encoded by the coding sequence ATGGAAAAAATATTTTCTATAAATAGGCATTTCTTCTTTTCTATTATTTTCGTTTTAATTAGCGGTTGTAATCTTCTAGCTCAATCAGAAAAAAGTACACTTACAAAAATAAAAGAATTGCGTTCTAATCATGATTTTGAGCCCCAAAATCATGATTACATAGATTTACTTCTTGAACTAGCAAAAGCACAAATTCGTACACATCCAGATAGTACCGCTATTTTACTCAAAGAAGGGTATACCTTAAGTCTAAAAGCAAAATATAGAGCAGGGGAAAGTAGAGCCCTATCTACCTATGGTTATTTTTATTTTGAAAAGGGTGAAATTGAAAAGGCTTATGAGTATAATATGAAGGCACTAAAAGTTGCAAATACATATAACTTAACTAGAGAAAAATTAAAGGCCTTAAATAACATGGGCCTAGACTTTTGGTTGCAAGGCAAAGTAGCGCTAGCCCTCACTAAATTTTTAGAAGCATTGGCTGTAGCAAAAGAAAATAATGACATCGATATGATGGTTAGTATTAATGTTAATATTGCCAATATATATAGTGAAAATGAGGATTTCGAAACTGCCTTGACTTTTCTTAAAATTGCTCAAAAATTAAATATTGAAAACCATAATAACGAAATAGTAGCGTACACGCAAATAAACATGGCTTCTGCATACTCTGAAATAGGAGATTACGCAGAAGCAAACCGTCTGGTTGACAAAAGTATTGCATATTTTGAAAAAGAAAATTTAATAGATTGGATGTCTCATGGTTACGAACAAAAAGGATCTATTGCGCTAAGGCAGAAAAACTATGAAGAGGCTATAACATGGCTAAGCAAGTCTGAAGAAATGTGCGATAAAATAGGCTTTAGTTATGGATATACGGTAGTTTATAATGCCCTTGCAGAATGTAATTTAGGGCTTAAAAACCTAGATGTAGCTGAAGAATACGCTTTAAAAGGATTAAAAATATCAACCGAGTTAGAGATTGCACTAAGCATAAAAGATTCAAATTTAATTCTGTCTAAAATATATCATGCAAAAGGGCAAAATGATTTGGCCTATACCTACCAAGCTACTTACTTAGAACTGTATGAAAAAGAGTCTACGGAGAAATTTAAAAAAGGTCTTGGTATTCTACGTAGTAAAACGGAATTTGAGAACCAGAAAAAGGTATTAATAGAAAAACAGCAAAAGGCAATAGCAAAGCAAAAAAACTATGTTTATATCGCTATAGCTGCACTATTAATAGTTTCTATATTTTTAGTTTTAATTTATAGAACGAATAAACTTCAAAAAAAATACAACAAAAAACTACAAGAGAAACAAGAAACTTTACTTACGCGTGAAGTACAATTAAGTGAATCTAATAAAACTAAAAATAAACTATTCTCAATCATAGCTCATGATTTAAAAGGACCTATAAGCTCCTTTTATATGCTTATGAAAATGTCTTCCAATGAATCTATTAGTAAAGAAGATTATAATACTTTATTTCCCAAAGCCTTACGAGATATTCAGGGTATTTCTGAAATGTTGAATAATCTTTTAATATGGGCTAGAACACAAATGGAAGGAATAGTACTAAAACCCACAAACATAGATATTTCTACAATTTTTAAAAGTACTATTTCTGTATTGAGTCCTTTGGCTCAGGAGAAAGAAATTAGCATTAGCAATACAGTACCTGAAAACACCATTAGTTATAGCGATAAAAATCATCTAAATATTATTATACGAAACCTTATAAGTAACGCTATTAAGTTTACCAACCCGAAAGGTGAAATTCGTATCCATGTAATAGAAAAAGATAATGAGCTGCAAGTAGAAGTTGTAGATAATGGTGTTGGAATGGATTTAGAAACACAAGCTATGCTTTTCGAAAAAAAGCATATGAAATCAACGTACGGTACCAACAACGAAAAAGGAACAGGTTTGGGCCTTTCTATATGTAAAGACATGGTAGCGAACAATGGCGGTAGATTATGGGTATCTAGTATTAAAAATCAAGGAACCTCTATCTTTTTTACGATTCCAGGAAAATTAGATAATGACATGACTGTTTGA